From the genome of Anaerolineae bacterium, one region includes:
- the rpiB gene encoding ribose 5-phosphate isomerase B: protein MRIAVGSDHAGFNLKQEVIELLRELGHQVYDAGTYSAEPSDYPDFAAIVGRAVAEGRADAGILICGTGVGMSIAANKIKGVRAAACYDIFTARMAREHNDANILCLGAWVVGKGVAFEIVKTFLNAKFSEVDRHYRRIAKIKALEEEQCS from the coding sequence TTGCGCATCGCGGTAGGCTCGGACCATGCTGGATTCAACCTCAAGCAGGAGGTGATAGAGCTCCTCAGGGAGCTCGGCCACCAGGTTTACGATGCTGGCACCTACTCCGCTGAGCCTTCCGATTACCCTGATTTCGCTGCTATCGTGGGCCGCGCAGTAGCCGAAGGCAGAGCTGATGCTGGAATTTTGATCTGCGGGACAGGTGTGGGGATGAGCATAGCGGCCAATAAAATAAAAGGGGTAAGAGCTGCCGCTTGCTACGATATTTTTACCGCCCGCATGGCCCGGGAACACAACGATGCCAATATCCTCTGCCTGGGAGCCTGGGTGGTGGGGAAAGGAGTTGCCTTTGAGATAGTCAAAACCTTCCTCAACGCGAAATTTTCCGAAGTAGATAGACATTACCGCCGCATCGCCAAGATAAAAGCCCTGGAGGAAGAGCAGTGCTCATAG
- a CDS encoding O-antigen ligase family protein: MERLQRILLRSQNPKAAWALAGLFLLVSLCGGAYISFLSPLIAWGLTIAIVGSILTLKDIRWGFFGLVAIIYLLPFGVLPLRLGFYPTFLDAALLLVFGAWIAGAALRKNPIEGSPIGPFVIVFILLACASFVAGLAHADLTATVLRRFVEILLAIALVFVVVNSLKDRVKLKQVVGAIGAFALAEAIIAIVLYFLPSYTAVRLLSALGRVGYPTGWSVLRYVENNPELPLRAVGTSIDPNVLGGSIMIAIALFTPQLFARKPLLPRYLILPSLGILWFCLYLTYSRSALLGLVAALMITGIIRYRAIFALVALAAIFLLFLPQAQPYLERLQAGLAGKDLATRMRFGEYKDALILISRYPWFGVGFSGTPDIDIYIGVSSLYLLMAEYMGIPGVLVFLSIVGRFFSLFLERWKAIASDPEMEPILMGLVGAIGGALVGGIFDHYFFNLDFPHSVSLFWLLMGLAVAVLQLKPAD; encoded by the coding sequence ATGGAAAGGTTGCAGAGAATCCTTTTGCGTTCTCAAAACCCAAAGGCCGCATGGGCTCTGGCGGGCCTTTTCCTTCTTGTCTCCCTCTGTGGGGGCGCTTATATTTCTTTCCTTTCGCCCCTGATTGCCTGGGGTTTGACCATAGCCATTGTTGGTTCTATCCTTACTCTGAAAGACATACGCTGGGGCTTCTTCGGGCTTGTAGCCATCATTTACCTTTTACCCTTCGGGGTTTTGCCCTTGAGGCTTGGTTTTTATCCCACTTTCCTGGACGCAGCTCTCCTTCTGGTCTTCGGTGCTTGGATTGCGGGAGCTGCTCTGAGGAAAAACCCGATTGAAGGTTCACCCATTGGCCCTTTTGTGATCGTTTTCATCCTCCTGGCATGCGCTTCCTTTGTGGCGGGCCTCGCCCATGCCGACCTTACAGCTACAGTTTTGAGGCGTTTCGTAGAAATACTCCTGGCCATAGCCCTGGTCTTTGTGGTGGTAAATTCATTGAAAGATAGGGTGAAGCTGAAGCAGGTGGTGGGGGCCATAGGGGCTTTTGCCCTGGCCGAGGCTATCATTGCCATCGTTCTCTACTTCCTTCCCAGCTATACGGCCGTCCGTCTCCTTTCGGCTCTGGGCCGGGTTGGATACCCAACAGGGTGGAGCGTGCTGCGCTATGTGGAAAACAATCCAGAATTACCCCTGCGGGCTGTGGGCACCTCAATTGACCCCAACGTCCTGGGCGGCTCAATTATGATAGCCATCGCACTTTTTACTCCCCAGCTTTTCGCTCGCAAGCCTTTACTGCCCCGATACTTAATCCTGCCTTCGCTGGGTATTCTCTGGTTCTGCCTTTACCTTACTTATTCCCGGAGCGCCCTTTTGGGCCTAGTGGCTGCTCTCATGATTACAGGCATCATCCGATACAGGGCCATCTTCGCGTTAGTGGCCCTGGCAGCTATCTTCCTGTTGTTCCTGCCCCAGGCCCAACCCTACCTTGAGAGGCTCCAAGCTGGCCTGGCAGGGAAAGACCTGGCCACCAGGATGCGTTTCGGCGAATACAAGGATGCCCTGATTCTAATATCCCGCTACCCTTGGTTCGGGGTCGGGTTCTCGGGAACCCCTGACATTGATATTTACATCGGTGTTTCCAGCCTCTACCTCCTCATGGCCGAATACATGGGCATACCTGGAGTTCTGGTTTTCCTGTCTATTGTGGGCAGGTTTTTCTCCCTTTTCCTGGAAAGATGGAAAGCCATAGCTTCAGACCCGGAAATGGAGCCCATCCTGATGGGGCTTGTGGGGGCTATAGGTGGAGCCCTTGTGGGGGGAATCTTTGACCATTACTTTTTCAACCTGGATTTCCCCCACTCTGTGAGCCTTTTCTGGCTCCTTATGGGCCTGGCAGTGGCAGTTCTGCAACTGAAACCAGCGGATTGA
- a CDS encoding glycosyltransferase family 4 protein: MLIGIDASRAVSSSPTGTENYSRFLIKYLAKLRRNTLRLYFNSPPPQEFYIELLGFSSLEFRVIPFPRLWTHFRLSLEMALYPPDVLFVPAHVIPLIHPKTTVVTIHDLGFKYFPKAHPFLQRLYLDLSTRYNALVASVVIADSKATCGDLVKFYRVPIGKIRVVYPGLDPAVKPVMDRRRVEKVKSRYGIEGDYFLYVGTIQPRKNLKRLVEAFALFRQETSAPVKLVMAGKPGWLYQEAIPAPREDLILTGYVPRDDLMALMSGAKLFVFPSLYEGFGFPVLEAMACGVPVMCSKTSSLPELAEGIGFLVDPLDVEEMARVMVKVWREGVPEETILKGRERAASFSWEKCAQAVMQILEGV; the protein is encoded by the coding sequence GTGCTCATAGGGATAGACGCCAGCAGGGCTGTTTCCTCTTCTCCCACAGGGACGGAAAATTACTCCCGTTTTCTCATAAAATATTTAGCAAAACTTCGCCGCAACACCCTGCGCCTCTACTTCAACTCTCCTCCCCCTCAGGAGTTTTACATTGAGCTTCTGGGGTTCTCCAGCTTGGAGTTCCGGGTCATCCCATTCCCTCGCCTCTGGACCCACTTCCGCCTTTCCCTGGAAATGGCCCTTTACCCGCCCGACGTCCTTTTCGTTCCTGCCCACGTTATCCCCCTGATCCATCCCAAAACCACCGTGGTCACCATCCACGACCTCGGCTTCAAATATTTCCCCAAAGCTCACCCTTTCCTCCAGAGGCTTTACCTTGACCTTTCAACCCGCTACAATGCTCTGGTGGCTTCAGTGGTAATTGCCGACTCCAAAGCCACGTGCGGAGATCTGGTGAAATTTTACCGTGTGCCTATAGGCAAAATACGCGTGGTTTATCCGGGACTTGACCCCGCTGTGAAACCGGTCATGGATAGGAGGCGAGTAGAGAAAGTTAAGAGCCGCTACGGTATTGAAGGGGATTATTTCCTCTACGTAGGCACAATCCAGCCCCGAAAGAACCTTAAGCGCCTGGTGGAAGCTTTCGCCCTTTTCCGTCAGGAGACTTCAGCCCCTGTGAAGCTGGTAATGGCGGGCAAGCCGGGATGGCTCTACCAGGAGGCAATTCCCGCCCCCCGGGAAGACCTCATCTTGACCGGGTATGTCCCCAGGGACGACCTTATGGCTTTAATGAGCGGGGCCAAACTGTTCGTCTTCCCTTCCCTTTACGAGGGGTTCGGTTTCCCGGTATTAGAGGCGATGGCTTGTGGGGTCCCGGTTATGTGCTCCAAAACTTCCTCCCTGCCCGAGCTGGCCGAAGGTATAGGTTTTCTGGTGGATCCATTAGACGTTGAAGAAATGGCCCGGGTTATGGTAAAAGTCTGGAGGGAGGGGGTGCCGGAAGAAACAATCTTAAAAGGCAGGGAAAGGGCTGCCAGCTTTTCTTGGGAAAAATGCGCTCAGGCTGTTATGCAGATTCTGGAGGGGGTGTGA
- a CDS encoding DUF523 domain-containing protein, whose product MIMVSACLAGIPCRYDGSSSPDPEIQRMIAEGLAVPICPEVAGGLPVPRAPAEIQGGDGRDVLEGKARVINRDGIDVTEAFLRGAFKALALAQKLGVIKAILKARSPSCGVRFIHDGSFTGALREGMGITAALLWKEGIELEER is encoded by the coding sequence ATTATAATGGTTAGCGCATGCCTTGCGGGCATCCCATGCCGTTACGATGGGAGTAGCTCACCGGACCCTGAAATTCAGAGGATGATAGCAGAGGGGCTTGCTGTTCCCATATGCCCCGAAGTAGCTGGAGGGCTACCGGTCCCCAGGGCCCCTGCAGAGATCCAGGGTGGGGACGGTCGAGACGTCCTGGAAGGGAAGGCAAGAGTCATAAATCGCGATGGAATTGACGTCACCGAAGCTTTCCTCAGGGGAGCTTTTAAAGCTCTGGCTCTGGCTCAGAAGCTTGGGGTAATAAAAGCTATCCTGAAGGCTCGCAGCCCTTCCTGTGGCGTTAGATTTATCCACGATGGCTCTTTCACAGGGGCTTTGAGGGAGGGGATGGGAATAACAGCGGCCCTCCTGTGGAAGGAAGGCATAGAACTGGAGGAGCGATGA
- a CDS encoding DUF512 domain-containing protein, whose amino-acid sequence MKARGGLIKVVEPGGLAHRLGLKPGDRLLKVNGHPLRDVIDFNFYTAEEELEIVGEREGEPFVIRTVREYGEEWGLEFEEPVFDGIRRCPNQCDFCFIHQLPRGLRPSLYVKDDDYRYSFLFGNYITLTNLTEEDWERLAEQRLSPLYVSVHSTDLTLRRELLNNPSAPDVLEQIRRLGELGILVHAQVVLIPGRNDGPHLERTIDELSALHPTVQSIAVVPVGVTKFCPPGLRPYTRPEAEEVVALVLSRQKRFRRSLKKGLVYLSDEWYFMTDLPIPPAVEYDGFPQLENGVGLSRLFLDNWEKHRSSLPALGFKGMAACGTMPFPLVKKIAEEFNSLTGSQMEVVAIENRLFGPTVTVSGLLAGKDLIEALRERFEGGSVVIPKVMLDAREQLTLDNLNLEDLSKGIGARVLAISHFYELAFLK is encoded by the coding sequence GTGAAGGCGAGAGGTGGGTTAATAAAGGTGGTAGAACCTGGGGGGCTGGCCCACAGGCTTGGCCTTAAACCTGGAGATCGCCTTTTAAAAGTTAACGGACACCCTTTAAGGGACGTTATTGACTTCAATTTTTACACCGCAGAAGAAGAACTGGAGATAGTCGGAGAAAGGGAAGGAGAGCCCTTTGTCATCCGGACGGTTAGGGAGTATGGAGAGGAGTGGGGTCTGGAGTTTGAGGAACCGGTCTTTGATGGGATAAGGAGATGCCCGAACCAGTGCGATTTCTGTTTCATCCACCAGCTTCCCCGGGGGCTCCGGCCAAGCCTCTACGTAAAAGATGACGATTACCGCTATTCATTTCTCTTCGGCAATTACATAACCCTTACAAACCTGACGGAGGAAGATTGGGAACGCCTGGCTGAGCAGCGCCTTAGCCCTCTTTATGTTTCCGTCCACAGCACCGATCTAACTTTACGGCGAGAGCTTCTGAACAATCCTTCTGCCCCAGATGTCCTGGAACAAATCCGACGCCTTGGCGAGCTCGGGATCCTTGTGCACGCTCAAGTTGTGCTTATCCCCGGAAGGAACGATGGCCCGCACCTTGAGCGCACTATTGATGAGCTTTCGGCTCTTCATCCCACTGTCCAGTCCATTGCTGTGGTGCCAGTGGGGGTGACTAAGTTCTGCCCTCCGGGGCTCCGACCGTATACCCGCCCTGAGGCTGAAGAAGTTGTGGCTCTGGTGCTAAGTCGCCAGAAACGTTTCCGCCGCTCCTTGAAAAAGGGCCTGGTTTATTTATCCGATGAGTGGTATTTCATGACGGATCTCCCTATCCCGCCCGCTGTGGAATACGATGGTTTCCCTCAATTGGAGAACGGAGTAGGCCTTTCCAGGCTTTTCCTGGATAACTGGGAGAAGCACAGGAGCTCGCTTCCTGCTTTGGGTTTCAAGGGAATGGCGGCGTGCGGAACAATGCCCTTCCCGCTTGTGAAAAAGATTGCCGAGGAATTCAATAGCCTTACTGGCTCGCAAATGGAAGTGGTGGCCATTGAGAATCGCCTTTTCGGCCCGACTGTTACCGTTTCTGGCCTCTTGGCTGGAAAGGACTTAATAGAAGCTTTGCGTGAAAGGTTTGAGGGCGGTTCGGTGGTAATCCCGAAGGTTATGCTGGATGCCAGGGAGCAGCTGACTCTGGATAACCTGAATCTGGAAGACCTGAGCAAAGGGATTGGAGCCAGGGTTCTGGCCATCTCGCACTTTTACGAACTGGCCTTTTTAAAGTGA
- a CDS encoding NAD(+)/NADH kinase, with translation MMEKPCFKSVGILYHPRIPASPEMAEEIRAFLQERGIESWVCSAWDEPGIKIRLEGTSMLITLGGDGTILRAARVSVGHNVLILGLNLGRLGFLAEMTPQNWQEVLSSVLAGNYWTEERMMLMASFLRGGKVKASYHALNDVVVSRGTLARIVHLSTYIDGYYFTTYHADGLIVSTPTGSTAYALAAGGPILPPELHNILLIPIAPHLCLDKAVVLSEGSWVRIIVSTDHQAILTVDGQLEVNLRDGDEVKVQASPYLAYFARVRERSYFYQTLLERLRESY, from the coding sequence ATGATGGAAAAGCCTTGCTTTAAATCAGTAGGCATACTCTACCACCCCCGTATTCCGGCTTCCCCGGAGATGGCGGAGGAAATAAGAGCTTTCCTTCAGGAAAGAGGCATTGAATCCTGGGTCTGCTCTGCGTGGGATGAGCCAGGGATAAAAATAAGGCTTGAGGGAACCTCCATGCTCATCACTCTCGGAGGCGACGGGACCATTTTGAGAGCTGCCAGGGTTTCCGTCGGCCACAATGTTTTGATCCTGGGGTTAAACCTGGGGAGGCTCGGATTCTTGGCAGAAATGACCCCCCAGAACTGGCAGGAGGTCCTTTCCTCAGTGCTGGCAGGCAATTACTGGACTGAGGAGAGGATGATGCTTATGGCTTCCTTCCTGCGAGGAGGAAAAGTGAAAGCTTCCTATCACGCTCTCAATGATGTGGTGGTGAGCCGGGGAACTCTGGCCCGCATCGTGCATCTATCCACCTATATCGACGGTTATTATTTCACCACTTATCACGCTGATGGCCTTATAGTCTCCACCCCCACGGGTTCCACGGCTTATGCCCTGGCTGCCGGAGGCCCTATCCTTCCTCCTGAACTGCACAACATTCTCCTCATCCCGATAGCACCTCACCTGTGCCTGGACAAAGCAGTAGTTCTTTCAGAAGGTTCTTGGGTTCGGATTATAGTTTCCACAGACCATCAGGCAATCCTCACGGTGGACGGACAACTGGAAGTAAACCTGCGGGATGGGGACGAGGTTAAAGTTCAGGCCAGCCCTTATTTGGCTTACTTCGCAAGGGTGAGGGAACGCTCCTACTTTTACCAGACCCTTCTGGAAAGATTGAGGGAGAGCTATTGA
- a CDS encoding sulfite exporter TauE/SafE family protein produces the protein MQNFLAFLWGGVIAVLGGLIGLGGAEFRLPVLVGIFKYRTLQAIVINLAISLVTVVFSFIFRASFTRFSHISANFYIILNVLTGSLLGAYIGVNFATKLNEQILTRVVVAFLLVLSFLLISHAFIASLPGLQLPLSLRILLGFTAGIVIGIFSSMLGVAGGEIIIPTVMIVFSVDIKLAGSLSLAISIPTIIMGLMRYHRQRKLGEIYAHHGFIAFMAAGSILGALAGSYLLRFVSSGFLHVLLGMILFTSALNLLRRKRAHLAV, from the coding sequence ATGCAGAATTTTCTGGCTTTTCTCTGGGGAGGGGTGATAGCCGTTCTCGGCGGATTGATCGGCCTGGGTGGGGCGGAGTTCCGCTTGCCCGTTCTGGTGGGCATATTCAAGTATCGCACTCTGCAGGCGATCGTCATTAACCTGGCCATAAGCCTGGTAACGGTGGTTTTTTCCTTCATATTTCGGGCCAGTTTCACCAGGTTCAGCCATATATCGGCCAACTTTTACATCATCCTCAATGTCCTGACCGGGTCTCTCCTTGGCGCATACATCGGTGTCAATTTCGCTACTAAACTTAACGAGCAAATTCTAACCCGTGTCGTGGTGGCTTTTCTGCTGGTGCTGAGCTTCTTGCTGATCAGCCATGCCTTCATCGCCAGTTTACCCGGCCTTCAGTTACCCCTAAGCCTGCGGATTTTGCTGGGCTTCACCGCCGGGATCGTGATCGGAATATTCAGCAGTATGCTGGGTGTTGCAGGGGGCGAAATAATTATCCCCACGGTCATGATCGTGTTTTCGGTTGACATAAAACTTGCAGGCTCCCTTAGTCTGGCTATAAGCATACCCACCATTATTATGGGGCTCATGAGGTATCATCGCCAGCGTAAATTGGGCGAGATTTACGCTCACCATGGGTTCATCGCCTTCATGGCCGCCGGTTCAATTCTCGGGGCTCTGGCTGGAAGCTATCTTCTGCGGTTTGTGTCCAGCGGGTTTCTCCACGTCTTGCTTGGGATGATCCTTTTCACTTCAGCGCTCAATCTGCTTCGGCGCAAAAGGGCACATCTTGCCGTTTAA
- the purB gene encoding adenylosuccinate lyase, whose product MLERYARPQMLKIWSLENQYRKWLEVEIAVCEAWAELGIIPFEAVEKIRSRAHFDPEEIARIEARTHHDMLAFLENVSSYVGDEARFLHYGLTSSDVKDSALALQLKEAMDLILSDVDEVISELKAQAFRHRDTLMMGRTHGIFAEPITLGVVFARWTFEMFRHRERLKAAREAISVGKFSGAVGTYASLDPRVEEIACRKLGLKPDPASSQVISRDRHAECIWAMAATASSVEKFAQDIRHLQRTEVGELEEPFLPGQKGSSAMPHKRNPILAERLCGIARLLRGHLISALENMPLWLERDMSHSVVERFIFPEAFCLLDYLLTRFAWLVRNLRVNREKMKENLSRSLGLYASEAVMMALVDRGMKREEAHELVQKLAMKAWEERKNFGDLLKASLSPNPFTPEEIDSFLDLRRYTRHCDVIFQRLAECKEI is encoded by the coding sequence ATGCTGGAGCGCTATGCACGGCCTCAGATGCTCAAGATCTGGAGCCTGGAAAACCAGTATCGCAAATGGCTTGAGGTGGAGATAGCCGTGTGCGAGGCCTGGGCCGAGCTGGGTATTATCCCCTTTGAAGCCGTTGAAAAGATAAGGAGCCGCGCCCACTTTGACCCCGAAGAGATCGCCAGAATTGAAGCCCGGACCCACCACGATATGCTGGCTTTTCTGGAAAATGTCTCCAGCTACGTGGGAGATGAAGCCCGTTTCCTCCACTACGGGCTTACTTCTTCCGATGTAAAAGATAGCGCTTTAGCTTTGCAGTTAAAAGAGGCCATGGATTTAATTTTATCGGATGTGGACGAAGTCATCTCTGAACTCAAAGCCCAGGCTTTCCGCCACAGAGATACCCTGATGATGGGCAGGACGCACGGGATTTTTGCGGAGCCCATAACCCTTGGGGTGGTTTTTGCCCGCTGGACCTTTGAAATGTTCCGCCATCGGGAAAGGCTTAAAGCTGCCCGGGAGGCCATATCGGTTGGGAAATTCTCCGGCGCAGTGGGAACCTATGCATCCCTAGATCCAAGGGTTGAGGAGATAGCGTGCCGAAAGCTGGGCCTTAAGCCCGACCCCGCCTCAAGTCAGGTCATAAGCAGGGATCGCCACGCTGAATGTATCTGGGCCATGGCCGCGACGGCTTCCTCAGTGGAAAAATTTGCCCAGGACATCCGTCACCTCCAGAGAACGGAGGTAGGGGAGCTGGAAGAGCCTTTCCTTCCCGGACAGAAAGGCTCTTCGGCGATGCCTCATAAGCGCAATCCAATCCTCGCTGAGAGGCTCTGCGGAATAGCCCGCCTTCTCAGGGGACACCTCATTTCAGCTCTGGAAAATATGCCCCTCTGGCTTGAAAGGGATATGAGCCATTCAGTGGTGGAAAGGTTCATTTTCCCCGAAGCTTTTTGCCTGCTGGATTACCTCCTGACCCGTTTCGCCTGGCTTGTCCGTAACCTCAGGGTTAACCGGGAAAAGATGAAGGAGAATCTATCCCGGAGCCTCGGCCTTTACGCCTCCGAAGCAGTCATGATGGCTCTGGTGGACAGAGGCATGAAAAGGGAAGAGGCCCACGAGCTGGTTCAGAAGTTAGCTATGAAAGCCTGGGAAGAGAGGAAAAACTTCGGCGATTTGCTCAAAGCCTCCCTTTCTCCGAACCCTTTCACCCCTGAGGAAATTGATTCCTTCCTGGACCTCAGACGATATACCCGCCACTGCGATGTGATTTTCCAGAGACTGGCGGAATGCAAAGAGATTTAA
- a CDS encoding M48 family metallopeptidase, with the protein MNLEFDPERQQKAKEYARKRYLLFALDLAQGALILALFLFGGLSTWLKEVLESFAPRREVLIALYFLAFYAFYWLAGLPLAWYGGFVLQHRYGLSTQSLKSWFSDQLKASALAVVLGVIATELLYLLLAKSPDLWWLWAWVAFTFFSVILTNLFPVLILPLFIPFRPLEDEDLKSRLMRLAERAGTKVRGIFTLELSAKTTAGNAALVGWGNTRRILLGDTLLKDYSPDEIETILAHELAHHIHRDIAWGIAFQSFLNLFIFWATGQIFPTLVRLMGYEGVEDLAAFPLLAGTMGVLLFLSTPITAAYSRWRESLADDYSLKATQNPEAFASAMVKLADQNLAEAFPPRWAEILFYSHPPIGKRVLKAKKWTKEENCASR; encoded by the coding sequence ATGAATTTGGAATTCGATCCCGAGCGCCAGCAGAAAGCCAAGGAATACGCCAGGAAGCGTTACCTCCTCTTTGCCCTGGATTTAGCCCAAGGGGCTTTAATTCTGGCCCTCTTTCTCTTTGGAGGCCTATCCACCTGGCTCAAAGAAGTCCTGGAAAGTTTTGCTCCGAGGAGGGAGGTGCTTATAGCCCTTTATTTCCTTGCCTTTTATGCCTTTTACTGGCTAGCGGGCCTTCCACTGGCCTGGTATGGAGGGTTTGTCCTCCAGCACCGCTATGGCCTTTCCACTCAATCTCTGAAAAGTTGGTTTTCGGACCAGCTCAAAGCCAGTGCTCTGGCGGTAGTCCTTGGCGTCATCGCTACTGAACTCCTCTATTTACTCCTGGCTAAATCTCCTGACCTCTGGTGGCTCTGGGCGTGGGTGGCCTTCACTTTCTTTTCCGTGATCTTGACCAACCTTTTTCCAGTGCTGATCCTCCCCCTTTTCATCCCCTTCCGCCCTTTAGAAGATGAGGATCTTAAATCCAGGCTGATGCGCTTGGCGGAGAGGGCGGGCACGAAGGTTAGGGGCATCTTTACTTTAGAGCTTTCGGCCAAAACCACGGCCGGGAATGCAGCTCTGGTGGGTTGGGGAAATACTCGCCGTATCCTCCTGGGCGATACTTTGCTTAAGGATTACTCTCCCGATGAAATTGAGACCATTTTAGCCCATGAGCTCGCCCACCACATTCACCGCGATATAGCCTGGGGGATTGCTTTTCAGTCTTTCCTTAATCTCTTCATCTTCTGGGCTACGGGCCAGATTTTCCCGACCCTCGTCCGGCTTATGGGCTATGAAGGGGTAGAAGACCTGGCTGCTTTCCCACTCCTGGCCGGGACCATGGGGGTCCTGCTTTTCCTATCCACCCCCATCACCGCCGCTTACTCCCGCTGGAGGGAATCCCTGGCCGATGATTACTCCCTCAAGGCCACGCAGAATCCTGAAGCCTTCGCCTCGGCAATGGTAAAACTGGCAGACCAGAACCTGGCCGAGGCCTTCCCCCCTCGCTGGGCTGAAATTCTTTTCTACTCCCATCCCCCTATCGGTAAAAGAGTCCTCAAAGCTAAAAAGTGGACAAAGGAGGAAAATTGCGCATCGCGGTAG